A genomic segment from Streptomyces sp. NBC_00654 encodes:
- a CDS encoding ROK family protein produces MKSTPAPLGPKADKDTVRRNNLSLVLRAVRDVGEAGEATRAGVAARVGLTRAAVSSLVEQLLGIGFLTESGKTFSGQAGRPGTALKVARTGPAGIGVEINIDYVSVCVVDLAGTGRVRQTEHLDNRSAPPGEVLARAARIAARTLESAREQDLHPVGAALGLPGLVSGGSVRQAPNLGWNRVPAEELFADALAGLRPGRAVLAVRSENEANLAALAELWFGGLDRVRSFLYLTGEIGVGGALVIDGELLRGAHGFAGEIGHVVVDPSGPECRCGSRGCLEQYAGQAALLRAAGIDGAGGGAGVAELERRARAGDARAVAAVDGAGRMLGRVLSGAVNLLDPDAVVLGGIYRGLMPWLSPPADEELTGRVVSGLWSRDGGRLRASSVAGDAARGAAALVVRDVLTDPVAYAR; encoded by the coding sequence ATGAAGAGCACCCCCGCACCGTTGGGCCCCAAGGCCGACAAGGACACCGTCCGACGGAACAATCTGAGCCTCGTCCTGCGCGCCGTCCGGGATGTGGGCGAGGCCGGGGAGGCGACCCGGGCAGGGGTGGCCGCCCGGGTCGGGCTGACCCGCGCAGCGGTGTCCTCGCTGGTCGAGCAGCTGCTCGGCATCGGCTTCCTCACCGAGTCGGGCAAGACCTTCAGCGGCCAGGCCGGACGCCCCGGCACGGCGCTGAAGGTGGCGCGCACCGGCCCCGCCGGGATCGGCGTGGAGATCAACATCGACTATGTGTCGGTCTGCGTCGTCGATCTGGCGGGTACCGGCCGGGTCCGGCAGACCGAGCACCTCGACAACCGGAGCGCCCCGCCCGGGGAGGTCCTGGCACGGGCCGCCCGGATCGCGGCCCGGACCCTGGAGTCGGCGCGCGAGCAGGATCTGCACCCCGTCGGTGCGGCGCTCGGGCTGCCGGGGCTCGTCTCCGGCGGTTCGGTGCGCCAGGCGCCCAATCTGGGCTGGAACCGGGTACCGGCCGAGGAACTGTTCGCGGACGCCCTCGCCGGGCTGCGGCCCGGCCGGGCGGTGCTCGCGGTGCGTTCGGAGAACGAGGCCAATCTGGCGGCGCTGGCCGAACTGTGGTTCGGCGGGCTCGACAGGGTCCGCAGCTTTCTGTACCTGACCGGTGAGATCGGGGTCGGCGGCGCGCTGGTGATCGACGGGGAGCTGCTGCGCGGTGCGCACGGCTTCGCCGGGGAGATCGGGCATGTGGTGGTGGACCCCTCGGGCCCGGAGTGCAGGTGCGGATCGCGGGGCTGCCTGGAGCAGTACGCGGGGCAGGCGGCGCTGTTGCGGGCGGCCGGGATCGACGGGGCCGGCGGCGGTGCCGGGGTCGCGGAACTGGAGCGGCGCGCACGGGCCGGGGACGCGCGTGCGGTGGCGGCGGTCGACGGCGCGGGCAGGATGCTGGGCCGGGTGCTGTCGGGCGCGGTGAATCTGCTCGACCCGGACGCGGTGGTGCTCGGCGGGATATACCGGGGCCTGATGCCCTGGCTGTCGCCGCCCGCCGACGAGGAGCTGACCGGCCGGGTCGTGTCCGGACTCTGGTCCCGGGACGGCGGACGGCTGCGGGCGTCGTCCGTGGCCGGTGACGC